Proteins co-encoded in one Cydia strobilella chromosome 14, ilCydStro3.1, whole genome shotgun sequence genomic window:
- the LOC134747285 gene encoding FMRFamide-related peptides-like isoform X2 — MKTGYRNLLAMTAMCLMMGAAASPARRSQDIEARRRSAVDRSLIRSYPAEPSAADIRELLQRPVRRGTSFLRLGRSQPLTMNSDDIISLLKSYEEYEEPTKRGTTFMRLGRSPQFMRLGRSGEKLEEPGVYQERKSRARDQFLRLGRDSEEFNEVDEEDEESRKKRDACQECQA, encoded by the exons ATGAAGACCGGCTACCGCAACCTGCTGGCGATGACGGCGATGTGCCTGATGATGGGCGCCGCCGCCAGTCCGGCCAGGAGGTCGCAGGACATTGAGGCCAGGCGTCGGAGCGCAGTGGACCGGAGTCTGATCAG ATCGTACCCGGCAGAACCATCCGCGGCAGACATACGAGAGCTGCTGCAGCGTCCCGTACGAAGAGGCACCAGCTTCCTCCGCCTCGGCAGATCTCAACCCTTAACCATGAACTCCGATGACATCATATCCCTCTTAAAGTCTTACGAGGAATACGAAGAACCAACCAAGAGGGGAACCACCTTCATGAGACTCGGAAGGAGCCCGCAGTTTATGAGGCTGGGCAGGTCTGGTGAGAAGCTTGAAGAACCTGGTGTCTACCAAGAAAGGAAGAGTAGAGCTCGGGACCAGTTCTTGAGGCTTGGGAGAGACAGCGAGGAATTCAACGAGGTAGATGAGGAAGATGAGGAGAGTAGAAAGAAGAGGGACGCGTGCCAAGAGTGTCAGGCGTAA
- the LOC134747285 gene encoding FMRFamide-related peptides-like isoform X1, whose protein sequence is MKTGYRNLLAMTAMCLMMGAAASPARRSQDIEARRRSAVDRSLIRFGRSYPAEPSAADIRELLQRPVRRGTSFLRLGRSQPLTMNSDDIISLLKSYEEYEEPTKRGTTFMRLGRSPQFMRLGRSGEKLEEPGVYQERKSRARDQFLRLGRDSEEFNEVDEEDEESRKKRDACQECQA, encoded by the exons ATGAAGACCGGCTACCGCAACCTGCTGGCGATGACGGCGATGTGCCTGATGATGGGCGCCGCCGCCAGTCCGGCCAGGAGGTCGCAGGACATTGAGGCCAGGCGTCGGAGCGCAGTGGACCGGAGTCTGATCAG GTTCGGCAGATCGTACCCGGCAGAACCATCCGCGGCAGACATACGAGAGCTGCTGCAGCGTCCCGTACGAAGAGGCACCAGCTTCCTCCGCCTCGGCAGATCTCAACCCTTAACCATGAACTCCGATGACATCATATCCCTCTTAAAGTCTTACGAGGAATACGAAGAACCAACCAAGAGGGGAACCACCTTCATGAGACTCGGAAGGAGCCCGCAGTTTATGAGGCTGGGCAGGTCTGGTGAGAAGCTTGAAGAACCTGGTGTCTACCAAGAAAGGAAGAGTAGAGCTCGGGACCAGTTCTTGAGGCTTGGGAGAGACAGCGAGGAATTCAACGAGGTAGATGAGGAAGATGAGGAGAGTAGAAAGAAGAGGGACGCGTGCCAAGAGTGTCAGGCGTAA